A region of Streptomyces deccanensis DNA encodes the following proteins:
- a CDS encoding SMP-30/gluconolactonase/LRE family protein, with amino-acid sequence MSHTRLPRSRAAAAAVASLLVLGGAAPALAASSSDPHHAAAWHHREPLPTSYTLPGDKTYPEGIARQQGTPYFYVGSTTDGTIYRGDVHHSATKVFLPGGQDGRASVAGMKTDRAGRLVVAGGATGKVFVYDTRTRALLHVFDTGRTDTFLNDVALAPNGDAYISDSIHPALWHITAAELKSKQVQQPLHVGVDLTHSPMVYDDGFNGNGLVVTGDGRYVLLSDYNDYAFYRVDIRTHQVVPIDLGGAHGVSGDGLLLKGDTLTAVTELDHPEGQISILKLSHDCTKAKLMRTVHGRGMHSPSTAAVDGHDLLIVNFQFQITDPKLPFNVVRVHV; translated from the coding sequence ATGTCTCACACCCGCCTCCCCCGTTCCCGTGCCGCCGCCGCAGCGGTCGCCTCCCTCCTCGTCCTGGGTGGCGCCGCCCCGGCCCTGGCGGCCTCCAGCAGCGACCCGCACCATGCCGCCGCCTGGCATCACCGGGAACCGCTGCCGACCAGTTACACACTCCCCGGTGACAAGACCTATCCCGAGGGCATCGCCCGCCAGCAGGGCACGCCGTACTTCTATGTCGGCAGCACCACCGATGGCACCATCTACCGCGGCGACGTCCACCACAGTGCGACCAAGGTGTTCCTGCCCGGTGGCCAGGACGGACGTGCCTCCGTCGCCGGCATGAAGACGGACCGCGCCGGACGTCTCGTCGTCGCCGGCGGCGCCACCGGCAAGGTCTTCGTCTACGACACCCGAACCCGCGCCCTGCTGCACGTGTTCGACACCGGCCGCACCGACACCTTCCTCAACGACGTCGCCCTCGCCCCCAACGGCGACGCCTACATCTCCGACTCCATCCACCCCGCGCTGTGGCACATCACCGCCGCCGAGCTGAAGAGCAAGCAGGTCCAGCAACCGCTGCACGTGGGCGTCGACCTGACGCACTCCCCGATGGTCTACGACGACGGCTTCAACGGCAACGGCCTGGTGGTCACCGGCGACGGCCGCTACGTCCTGCTCTCCGACTACAACGACTACGCCTTCTACCGCGTCGACATCCGCACTCACCAGGTCGTCCCGATCGACCTCGGCGGCGCCCATGGCGTCTCCGGCGACGGCCTGCTGCTGAAGGGCGACACCCTCACCGCCGTCACCGAACTCGACCACCCCGAGGGCCAGATCAGCATCCTCAAGCTCAGCCACGACTGCACCAAGGCCAAGCTCATGCGCACGGTCCACGGCCGCGGCATGCACAGCCCCTCCACGGCCGCCGTCGACGGCCACGACCTGCTGATCGTCAACTTCCAGTTCCAGATCACCGACCCGAAGCTCCCGTTCAACGTGGTGCGGGTCCACGTCTGA
- a CDS encoding MBL fold metallo-hydrolase gives MNGTVTVLDKGAVRIHSYMSPADTFHTTTQLIETPARVIAIDAQLIPAYADEAVAYAQGLGKPIDRLIVTHAHPDHYNGAARFGVPVHALPQVREQIIARGDSNLPTGQVIPLSDFTPSVDIAQGTEVIDGVPFVFEAVSGGEATDELLIKLPEQRVLVAQDLVYNDVHLYLGNNDITGWQQAVDALAAESGYDTILAGHGLPTGPEVYEDVRRYLSDARELLGDDGDAYKKAIVDRYPAHIGPFIIDIANRSLFPVGS, from the coding sequence AAGGGCGCGGTGCGCATCCACAGCTACATGTCGCCGGCGGACACCTTCCACACCACCACCCAGCTGATCGAGACCCCGGCCCGCGTCATCGCGATCGACGCCCAGCTGATCCCCGCCTACGCCGACGAGGCCGTCGCCTACGCCCAGGGCCTCGGCAAGCCGATCGACCGCCTCATCGTCACCCACGCGCACCCCGACCACTACAACGGCGCCGCCCGCTTCGGCGTGCCCGTCCACGCGCTGCCCCAGGTGCGCGAGCAGATCATCGCGCGCGGCGACAGCAACCTGCCCACCGGCCAGGTCATCCCCCTCAGCGACTTCACCCCGTCCGTGGACATCGCCCAGGGCACCGAGGTCATCGACGGCGTCCCGTTCGTCTTCGAGGCCGTCTCCGGCGGCGAGGCCACCGACGAACTGCTCATCAAGCTGCCCGAGCAGCGTGTTCTGGTCGCCCAGGACCTCGTCTACAACGACGTCCACCTCTACCTCGGCAACAACGACATCACCGGCTGGCAGCAGGCCGTCGACGCACTGGCCGCCGAGTCCGGCTACGACACGATCCTCGCCGGTCACGGCCTGCCCACCGGCCCAGAGGTCTACGAGGACGTCCGCCGCTACCTCAGCGACGCACGCGAACTGCTCGGTGATGACGGCGACGCCTACAAGAAGGCCATCGTCGACCGGTACCCCGCCCACATCGGCCCGTTCATCATCGACATCGCCAACCGCTCCCTCTTCCCCGTCGGCAGCTGA